A window of Raineyella sp. W15-4 contains these coding sequences:
- the murJ gene encoding murein biosynthesis integral membrane protein MurJ → MTDAPRRRSVMSTTVLMAGGTLASRVLGFVRAALIAVVLGNGTRPAEAFNLANTIPNSLYILLAGGVMNAVLVPQIVRAMDEDADGGEAYTNRIMTAFLAALGLMTVLVTVAAPWIMTLYTAEGWREPAMAPYWSNMVALAYLCLPEIFFYGATVLVGQVLNARQVYIPYMWAPIANNVLSIVVFGLYLGVWGSSHGAPFSWPQVLLLGLGSTLGIAAQFFILLPFLRRAGFRYRPRWDLRGAGLGHTFRLAQWTLYFVLVNQLAIFVVNRLGSTAVLGGSGEGAGITAYQTASLIWIVPHSLITLSLATQMVTSSSRLAAEGDLKGVAEESARTMRMALAVIVPSAVALFALAFPISQLMFGNGAGARDADFIGRTLLVMALGLVPYSLHYLVIRSFYSLEDTRTPFLVQSTIVATNIILAIVLVVPWHAPGWVAAGLGGAYALAYVVGLSIAVPLLRRRLPDFRVAPVARHIVRLTVATAPAGLVAWLIVRFTGGHGQLLLLLSVAVAGVAGSGTFVLLARRLRIEEVEEALAALLRRRGSGTPPTIPPRQQEEGAVPQTPGTDDEPGDVEAFGADDEYTRPIAAPAYQAGRLLGGRFRLEDPLDGRRQDLWRATDLSLKRWVVCQFFPAGDPRSPLLLAAARRAAQVTDARFVRILDFSEDGAEPYVVREYAPGQTLTKLLAHGPLSGTESAWLVREIADAMATVHAQGRYHQRLDPDAVMVTDTGNVKILGFQIDEALLPGDERDSKVEGAERTDVFALGRLLYTCLTGMWPGGTLPGLPPAPTRGGMWPSARRVRTDVPPALDRICQQVIGGVSPMMENAAGKPGITTAAGVVAALSTVLGVTDASYRLEQRVRTAQGTLSLDATREQPAVPAEPTIAVAVPPEPSARPLPVVPRQTPGRGWVIGLLVLVALAIVVGLIGVAVNAGRSGRPGGAPGTTPTGSSSTASPSTDAGPWQIVGVATFDPAADGGNNEENDRTAPFADDGDPTTMWQTMSYVGDARFGKLKPGAGLVLDLGRPRDVGGLTLQLYGTGSAVEMRVPKNTATTSAPMDTEKSWRAVASATGARGTVQLTTDHPVTTRYVMIYLTSLPSDGSGQFRGGIYEVQVRP, encoded by the coding sequence ATGACCGACGCCCCGCGCCGCCGCTCGGTGATGTCCACCACGGTGCTGATGGCCGGCGGCACGCTCGCCTCCCGGGTGCTCGGCTTCGTCCGGGCCGCGCTGATCGCCGTTGTGCTCGGCAACGGCACCCGGCCGGCCGAGGCCTTCAACCTCGCCAACACGATCCCCAACAGCCTCTACATCCTGCTCGCCGGCGGCGTGATGAACGCCGTCCTGGTGCCGCAGATCGTCCGGGCGATGGACGAGGACGCCGATGGCGGTGAGGCGTACACCAACCGGATCATGACCGCGTTCCTGGCCGCGCTGGGCCTGATGACGGTGCTGGTGACGGTGGCGGCCCCGTGGATCATGACGCTCTACACCGCCGAGGGCTGGCGCGAGCCGGCGATGGCTCCGTACTGGAGCAACATGGTCGCGCTGGCCTACCTCTGCCTGCCGGAGATCTTCTTCTACGGCGCGACCGTCCTGGTCGGCCAGGTGCTCAACGCCCGCCAGGTCTACATCCCCTACATGTGGGCCCCGATCGCCAACAACGTCCTCTCGATCGTCGTCTTCGGCCTCTACCTCGGCGTCTGGGGCAGCTCGCACGGGGCGCCGTTCAGCTGGCCCCAGGTGCTGCTGTTGGGCCTCGGCTCGACCCTCGGGATCGCGGCCCAGTTCTTCATCCTGCTGCCGTTCCTGCGCCGGGCCGGGTTCCGCTACCGGCCGCGCTGGGATCTGCGCGGGGCCGGCCTGGGCCACACCTTCCGGCTGGCCCAGTGGACCCTCTACTTCGTGCTGGTCAACCAGCTGGCGATCTTCGTCGTCAACCGGCTCGGTTCGACCGCCGTGCTGGGCGGCAGCGGCGAGGGCGCCGGCATCACCGCCTACCAGACCGCCTCGCTGATCTGGATCGTGCCGCACTCGCTGATCACCCTGTCGCTGGCCACCCAGATGGTGACCAGCAGTTCCCGGCTGGCCGCCGAGGGCGACCTCAAGGGGGTTGCCGAGGAGTCGGCCCGGACGATGCGGATGGCGCTGGCGGTGATCGTGCCGAGCGCGGTCGCGCTGTTCGCCCTCGCCTTCCCGATCAGCCAGCTGATGTTCGGCAACGGTGCCGGTGCCCGGGACGCCGACTTCATCGGCCGTACGCTGCTGGTGATGGCCCTCGGCCTGGTGCCGTACAGCCTGCACTACCTGGTGATCCGGTCCTTCTACTCCCTGGAGGACACCCGGACGCCGTTCCTGGTGCAGAGCACCATCGTGGCGACGAACATCATCCTGGCGATCGTCCTGGTCGTCCCCTGGCACGCGCCGGGCTGGGTGGCCGCGGGGCTGGGCGGGGCGTACGCCCTGGCGTACGTGGTGGGGCTGAGCATCGCCGTCCCGCTGTTGCGCCGTCGGCTGCCGGACTTCCGGGTCGCGCCCGTCGCCCGGCACATCGTCCGGCTCACCGTCGCCACCGCGCCCGCCGGACTGGTCGCCTGGCTGATCGTCCGGTTCACCGGCGGGCACGGCCAGCTGCTCCTGCTGCTGTCGGTGGCCGTCGCCGGCGTGGCCGGGAGTGGGACTTTCGTGCTGCTGGCCCGTAGGCTGCGGATCGAGGAGGTCGAGGAGGCGCTGGCGGCGCTCCTGCGCCGGCGCGGCTCCGGGACCCCACCGACCATCCCCCCACGGCAGCAGGAGGAGGGCGCCGTGCCGCAGACCCCCGGGACCGACGACGAGCCGGGTGACGTCGAGGCGTTCGGCGCCGACGACGAGTACACCCGGCCGATCGCTGCGCCCGCCTATCAGGCCGGCCGGCTGCTCGGCGGCCGGTTCCGCCTCGAGGATCCGCTGGACGGCCGCCGTCAGGACCTGTGGCGGGCCACCGACCTCAGCCTGAAGCGCTGGGTGGTCTGCCAGTTCTTCCCGGCCGGTGACCCGCGCAGCCCGCTGCTGCTGGCCGCCGCCCGGCGGGCCGCCCAGGTCACCGACGCCCGGTTCGTCCGGATCCTCGACTTCTCCGAGGACGGGGCGGAGCCGTACGTGGTCCGGGAGTACGCCCCCGGTCAGACCCTCACCAAGCTGCTCGCGCACGGCCCGCTGTCCGGCACCGAGTCGGCCTGGCTGGTCCGCGAGATCGCCGACGCGATGGCCACCGTGCACGCCCAGGGCCGCTACCACCAGCGGCTGGACCCCGACGCGGTGATGGTCACCGACACCGGCAACGTCAAGATCCTCGGCTTCCAGATCGACGAGGCGCTGCTGCCCGGCGACGAGCGCGACTCGAAGGTCGAGGGCGCCGAACGCACCGACGTGTTCGCCCTCGGCCGGCTGCTCTACACCTGCCTCACCGGGATGTGGCCCGGCGGGACGCTGCCCGGGCTGCCCCCCGCGCCGACCCGGGGCGGCATGTGGCCCTCCGCACGGCGGGTCCGCACCGATGTCCCGCCGGCCCTGGACCGGATCTGCCAGCAGGTGATCGGCGGGGTCAGCCCGATGATGGAGAACGCCGCGGGCAAGCCGGGGATCACCACCGCCGCCGGGGTGGTGGCCGCGCTGTCGACCGTGCTGGGGGTGACCGACGCCTCCTATCGGCTCGAGCAGCGGGTCCGGACCGCCCAGGGCACGCTGTCCCTCGACGCCACCCGCGAGCAGCCCGCCGTCCCGGCCGAGCCCACCATCGCCGTCGCGGTCCCCCCCGAGCCCAGCGCCCGCCCCCTGCCGGTGGTGCCCCGGCAGACCCCGGGACGCGGCTGGGTGATCGGCCTGCTGGTCCTGGTCGCGCTGGCCATCGTCGTCGGGCTGATCGGCGTCGCGGTCAACGCCGGACGCTCCGGACGGCCGGGCGGCGCCCCGGGCACCACGCCGACCGGCAGCAGCTCCACCGCGTCCCCGTCCACCGACGCCGGCCCCTGGCAGATCGTCGGGGTGGCCACCTTCGACCCGGCCGCCGACGGCGGGAACAACGAGGAGAACGACCGCACCGCACCGTTCGCGGACGACGGCGATCCGACCACGATGTGGCAGACCATGTCGTACGTCGGCGACGCCCGCTTCGGCAAGCTCAAGCCGGGCGCCGGGCTGGTCCTCGA